The proteins below are encoded in one region of uncultured Eubacteriales bacterium:
- the murA gene encoding UDP-N-acetylglucosamine 1-carboxyvinyltransferase 3, producing the protein MTKYVISGGKPLYGEIDISGAKNAAVAIIPAALLVDGVCRIENIPQISDVTLILTILQELGADVRTVNRTTVDVDCSRIRNAKVPHELARQIRASYYLIGALLGRFGSAQVPPPGGCDFGGRPIDQHIKGFVAMGAEVDVRGGYINAQAKGGKLNGAQVYMDIVSVGATMNVMLAATLAKGITVIENAAKEPHVVDVANFLNSMGADIMGAGTDVIKVRGVARLSGGSYSIIPDQIEAGTYMAAVAAAGGEVLIKNVIPKHLECITAKFLEMGVSVEEQDDAMLVRRSGSLVRTNVKTLPYPGFPTDMQPQVAAVLCLAEGTSVLTEGVWDNRYRYVDEFRRMGAQIQVDGKVAVIEGVSHLTGAPVRACDLRAGAAMVIAGLAASGETEIDCVYHIERGYEDIVRKLSGVGADIRVVVLPDEEQKVQMA; encoded by the coding sequence TTGACGAAATATGTAATTTCTGGCGGTAAGCCGCTTTATGGTGAAATAGATATCAGCGGGGCCAAAAACGCGGCGGTGGCCATCATCCCCGCCGCTCTGCTGGTAGACGGCGTTTGCCGCATTGAAAACATTCCCCAGATCAGCGACGTGACTTTGATTTTGACCATCCTGCAGGAGTTGGGCGCCGACGTGCGGACGGTGAACCGCACCACGGTGGACGTGGACTGCTCCCGCATCCGCAACGCCAAGGTGCCCCACGAGCTGGCCCGGCAGATCCGGGCGTCCTACTACCTCATCGGCGCGCTTCTGGGCCGGTTCGGCTCGGCCCAGGTGCCGCCTCCCGGCGGGTGCGACTTCGGCGGCCGGCCCATCGACCAGCACATCAAGGGCTTTGTCGCCATGGGCGCCGAGGTGGACGTACGCGGCGGCTATATCAACGCCCAGGCAAAGGGTGGCAAGCTCAACGGCGCCCAGGTGTATATGGACATCGTGTCCGTGGGCGCTACCATGAACGTCATGCTGGCGGCTACCCTGGCGAAGGGTATCACCGTCATTGAGAACGCGGCCAAGGAACCCCACGTGGTGGACGTGGCCAACTTTCTCAACTCCATGGGTGCCGACATCATGGGCGCGGGCACGGACGTCATTAAGGTCCGTGGCGTTGCGCGACTTTCAGGCGGCAGCTATTCCATCATTCCCGACCAGATCGAAGCAGGCACCTACATGGCCGCCGTGGCCGCAGCAGGCGGCGAGGTTTTGATTAAAAACGTCATTCCCAAGCATTTGGAGTGTATCACCGCCAAATTTCTGGAGATGGGCGTGAGCGTGGAGGAGCAGGACGACGCAATGCTGGTGCGCCGCAGCGGGTCACTGGTGCGTACCAATGTGAAGACCCTGCCCTACCCCGGATTTCCTACCGATATGCAGCCCCAGGTTGCCGCCGTCCTCTGCCTTGCGGAGGGGACCAGCGTGCTCACCGAGGGCGTGTGGGACAACCGTTACCGCTATGTGGACGAGTTCCGCCGCATGGGTGCGCAGATCCAGGTGGACGGCAAAGTTGCCGTCATCGAGGGTGTCTCCCACCTGACGGGGGCCCCGGTCCGGGCCTGCGATTTGCGGGCGGGCGCGGCGATGGTGATCGCCGGTCTCGCCGCCAGCGGGGAGACCGAGATCGACTGCGTCTACCACATCGAGCGCGGGTATGAGGACATTGTGCGCAAGCTCTCCGGCGTGGGCGCGGACATCCGCGTGGTGGTCCTGCCCGACGAGGAGCAGAAGGTGCAGATGGCATAG
- a CDS encoding Acetyltransferase (GNAT) family — translation MLTIREMTAGDRADVMPMVTEFYHSPAVEHDVPAAILERSFDAAVGDDGLLRGLLLLEGVAAVGYCYVTEYYSAEVGGRCLMIEELYLMPECRGKGYGSQVFKWLMEQYPDHLRLRLEVTVANAGALRLYERLGFRFLEYGQMVLDREWEE, via the coding sequence ATGTTGACGATACGAGAGATGACGGCGGGGGACCGGGCGGACGTTATGCCCATGGTGACGGAGTTCTACCACAGTCCCGCCGTGGAGCACGACGTACCCGCGGCCATATTGGAGCGGAGCTTTGACGCCGCCGTAGGGGACGACGGTCTTCTGCGGGGCCTCCTGCTCCTGGAGGGTGTGGCGGCCGTGGGGTACTGCTACGTCACAGAGTATTACTCCGCCGAGGTGGGGGGCCGGTGCCTGATGATCGAGGAGCTATATCTCATGCCCGAGTGCCGCGGCAAGGGATACGGCAGCCAGGTATTCAAATGGCTTATGGAGCAATACCCCGATCACCTCCGTCTGCGGCTGGAGGTCACGGTGGCAAACGCCGGGGCCTTGCGGCTTTACGAGCGGCTTGGGTTCCGTTTTTTGGAATATGGCCAGATGGTCTTAGACAGAGAATGGGAGGAATAA
- a CDS encoding Metallo-beta-lactamase domain protein: MFEVCTLASGSSGNCLLMTDGSTHILVDAGISARRICKALRGLGVEPGELAGILVTHEHTDHIAGIATLTKQLALPVYASHAAGRQMAYRIAFLEDCLHTFAPGDSFEVGTFGVESFPTQHDTAQSVGYAVTCRDRKAAVATDLGEVTDEVRYGVRGAHLLVCETNHDVEMVRTGPYPYYLKARILGEHGHLCNEDGAALALRAVEEGAGVVVLAHLSAENNTPSRAHHVVKTCLEAAGVDAEHDVLVEVAPRSETGRRYLVGEHAHMPAAPLTML; the protein is encoded by the coding sequence TTGTTTGAAGTCTGTACCCTGGCCAGCGGCTCGTCGGGCAACTGCCTGCTGATGACCGATGGCAGCACTCATATTTTGGTGGACGCGGGCATTTCCGCCCGGCGTATCTGCAAAGCCCTGCGGGGGCTGGGCGTGGAGCCGGGGGAGCTGGCCGGCATTTTAGTGACCCATGAGCACACCGACCACATCGCCGGCATTGCCACCTTGACCAAGCAGCTCGCCCTGCCCGTCTACGCGAGCCACGCCGCCGGGCGGCAGATGGCCTACCGCATTGCCTTTCTGGAGGACTGCCTCCATACCTTCGCCCCCGGGGATAGCTTTGAGGTGGGGACCTTCGGGGTGGAGAGCTTTCCCACCCAGCATGACACCGCCCAGAGCGTGGGCTACGCCGTCACCTGCAGGGACCGGAAAGCTGCCGTCGCCACAGACCTTGGCGAGGTGACCGACGAGGTGCGCTATGGCGTCCGGGGTGCGCACCTGCTGGTGTGCGAGACCAACCACGACGTGGAGATGGTCCGCACCGGCCCCTACCCCTACTACCTGAAGGCGCGCATTCTGGGTGAACACGGCCACCTCTGCAACGAGGACGGCGCGGCTCTGGCCCTTCGGGCAGTGGAGGAAGGAGCGGGTGTAGTGGTGCTGGCCCACCTGTCCGCCGAGAATAACACCCCAAGCAGAGCCCACCACGTGGTGAAAACCTGCCTGGAAGCCGCCGGGGTGGATGCTGAGCACGACGTGCTGGTGGAGGTCGCTCCTCGGAGTGAGACCGGGAGAAGGTACCTCGTGGGCGAGCATGCTCACATGCCAGCCGCACCGCTGACTATGCTATGA
- a CDS encoding Oxidoreductase, whose translation MDKIGRAQALRNDERVHYNCCQAVLVPFAAECGMSEDAAFRLGANFGSGMRHGGTCGVITGSLMVLGMLGKGEEESRRFLQAFTEEKGCLTCAELLQKDMDAGIPRKTGCDGNVRSAVALVEEILKD comes from the coding sequence ATGGACAAGATAGGGAGAGCGCAGGCCCTGAGGAACGATGAGCGCGTGCACTATAACTGTTGTCAGGCGGTGCTGGTGCCCTTCGCAGCGGAGTGCGGGATGAGCGAGGATGCCGCATTCCGCCTGGGGGCCAACTTTGGCTCCGGTATGCGGCATGGAGGCACCTGCGGGGTCATCACCGGGAGCCTGATGGTGCTGGGGATGCTGGGGAAGGGCGAGGAGGAGTCCCGTCGTTTCCTCCAGGCGTTCACGGAGGAAAAGGGCTGCCTCACCTGTGCCGAGCTGCTCCAGAAGGACATGGACGCTGGCATTCCCCGCAAGACTGGCTGCGACGGCAACGTGCGAAGCGCGGTGGCCCTCGTCGAAGAGATTTTAAAGGACTGA
- a CDS encoding conserved exported hypothetical protein (Evidence 4 : Homologs of previously reported genes of unknown function), with protein sequence MKRVCAIFLAALLLLAPVRSVQSDRPVTRGEFVQDLWELWGSVPYEDTRIFSDLSHDTPYTTAVCWAHDLGLILGVGEGCFEPERPITREEAAVFLRRAAAHIGRDTATISNLAMCNDYADISPWADDSLYWATESGLIDWAEGGLRAPYGTITHAEMESIYYRFDHP encoded by the coding sequence ATGAAAAGAGTATGCGCCATTTTCCTCGCCGCCCTGCTGCTCCTCGCTCCCGTCCGGTCCGTCCAGTCCGACAGGCCGGTGACTCGGGGCGAGTTCGTCCAGGACCTGTGGGAGCTGTGGGGCAGCGTTCCCTACGAGGACACCCGGATCTTCTCGGATCTATCGCACGACACCCCCTATACCACCGCAGTCTGCTGGGCCCATGACTTAGGGCTCATTCTGGGCGTGGGGGAGGGCTGTTTCGAGCCGGAGCGCCCCATCACCCGGGAGGAGGCCGCCGTCTTCCTCCGCCGGGCAGCCGCCCACATCGGGCGGGACACCGCCACCATCTCTAATCTCGCCATGTGTAACGATTACGCCGATATCTCCCCCTGGGCCGACGACTCACTCTACTGGGCCACCGAGTCGGGTCTCATCGATTGGGCCGAGGGCGGTCTTCGCGCTCCCTACGGGACCATCACCCACGCCGAGATGGAGAGCATCTATTACCGCTTCGACCACCCCTGA
- a CDS encoding conserved hypothetical protein (Evidence 4 : Homologs of previously reported genes of unknown function) — MDEEVSWPTLPDGEPEAPALLEIDADFAGFSGVTISLLESCGIPVLTDLSATGLSNRVYGGFSLDGVSLWVPENRLEEAKAILLAPPIGGENDEEESI; from the coding sequence ATGGACGAAGAGGTTAGCTGGCCCACATTGCCCGACGGGGAGCCGGAGGCTCCCGCCCTGCTGGAGATCGACGCGGATTTCGCGGGTTTCTCTGGTGTTACAATTTCCCTGCTGGAATCCTGCGGCATCCCGGTGCTGACAGACCTGAGCGCCACCGGCCTCTCAAACCGGGTCTACGGCGGCTTTTCTTTGGACGGCGTGTCCCTCTGGGTTCCGGAGAACCGGCTGGAGGAGGCAAAAGCGATTTTACTTGCCCCGCCCATCGGCGGAGAGAACGACGAGGAGGAATCGATATGA
- the pgcA gene encoding Phosphoglucomutase: MNYKEVYEKWLNSAALSTAEKAELSAIAGDEKEIESRFFAPLEFGTAGLRGTMCVGLHQMNIHVIRHATQAFAEVILAEGGDAAKRGVALCYDCRNHSQEFAREAAGVMAGNGISVRIFESLRPTPELSFAVREYGCIAGINVTASHNPKEYNGYKVYWEDGAQLPPHHADAIAKKMEELDIFDSIRKMDYEEAVKRGLVTVMGAETDEKFLANVMAQVNDRAAVEQVADTFKMVYTPFHGTGYKLIPEVLRRLGVKHVICVPEQMVVDGNFPTVVSPNPENPEGFALAVALAKKEGADFILGSDPDADRVGIMVRNDKGEYITISGNQTGVLALDYLIGARKRAGTLPENAVALKTIVTTEMARKVAEVNGVKSYDTFTGFKFMAEKKNALEKAGEGKVFFSYEESYGYMIGDYVRDKDAVTAALVMTEMAAWYASKGMTLYDALQSLYEKYGYYGEKTLNLVMPGLDGLAKMKKLMESLRAKPLTEIAGTAVTGRKDYADGTDTDVSTGKVSEMELKGSNVLKYKLSDGTDLVVRPSGTEPKVKVYILASGADKAECEEKIERYAAWAEGLKN; this comes from the coding sequence ATGAATTACAAGGAAGTTTACGAAAAGTGGCTGAACAGCGCCGCCCTGAGCACGGCGGAGAAGGCGGAGCTGTCGGCGATTGCCGGGGATGAGAAGGAGATCGAGAGCCGGTTTTTCGCCCCCCTGGAGTTCGGCACGGCCGGCCTGCGGGGGACCATGTGCGTGGGCCTGCACCAGATGAATATCCACGTCATCCGCCATGCCACCCAGGCCTTTGCCGAGGTAATCCTGGCCGAGGGGGGGGATGCAGCCAAACGGGGCGTCGCTCTGTGCTACGACTGCCGCAACCACTCTCAGGAGTTTGCCCGGGAGGCCGCCGGGGTCATGGCGGGCAATGGGATCAGCGTGCGTATTTTCGAGAGCCTGCGGCCTACGCCGGAGCTCTCCTTCGCTGTCCGGGAGTACGGCTGCATCGCGGGCATCAACGTGACCGCCAGCCACAACCCCAAGGAGTATAACGGCTATAAGGTCTATTGGGAGGACGGCGCGCAGCTCCCTCCCCACCACGCGGACGCCATCGCCAAGAAGATGGAGGAGCTGGACATTTTCGACTCCATCCGCAAAATGGACTACGAAGAGGCGGTAAAACGGGGGCTTGTCACCGTCATGGGGGCCGAGACCGACGAGAAATTCCTCGCCAACGTCATGGCCCAGGTGAACGACCGCGCGGCGGTAGAGCAGGTGGCGGACACCTTCAAGATGGTTTATACCCCCTTCCACGGTACGGGCTATAAGCTTATTCCTGAGGTGCTCAGGCGCCTGGGCGTCAAGCACGTTATCTGCGTGCCCGAACAGATGGTGGTGGACGGCAACTTCCCCACCGTAGTTTCCCCTAACCCGGAGAACCCGGAGGGGTTCGCCCTGGCGGTGGCGCTTGCCAAGAAGGAGGGGGCCGACTTCATCCTGGGCTCCGACCCCGACGCGGACCGTGTGGGTATCATGGTGCGCAACGACAAGGGCGAATATATCACTATCTCGGGTAACCAGACCGGCGTGCTGGCCCTCGATTATCTCATCGGCGCCCGCAAGCGGGCGGGCACCCTGCCGGAGAACGCAGTGGCCCTCAAGACCATTGTCACCACCGAAATGGCCCGCAAGGTGGCTGAGGTGAACGGCGTGAAGAGTTACGACACCTTCACCGGCTTTAAATTCATGGCGGAGAAGAAGAACGCCCTGGAGAAGGCCGGGGAGGGGAAGGTATTCTTCTCCTACGAGGAGAGCTACGGCTATATGATCGGCGATTATGTTCGGGATAAGGACGCCGTCACCGCCGCGCTGGTGATGACCGAGATGGCGGCCTGGTATGCCTCCAAGGGAATGACCCTCTACGACGCCCTCCAGAGCCTCTACGAGAAGTACGGCTACTACGGTGAGAAGACCCTCAATCTGGTCATGCCGGGGCTGGACGGTCTCGCCAAGATGAAGAAACTGATGGAGAGCCTGCGCGCAAAGCCCCTCACCGAGATCGCCGGGACGGCGGTCACCGGGCGGAAGGATTATGCCGACGGGACCGACACTGATGTGAGCACGGGTAAGGTGAGCGAGATGGAGCTCAAGGGCTCCAACGTGCTCAAGTATAAGCTCTCTGACGGTACCGATTTGGTGGTGCGCCCCTCCGGTACCGAGCCCAAGGTGAAGGTATACATCCTCGCCAGCGGCGCGGACAAGGCCGAGTGCGAGGAGAAGATTGAACGCTACGCCGCTTGGGCCGAGGGATTGAAGAATTAA
- the rlmH gene encoding Ribosomal RNA large subunit methyltransferase H: MLNVQIICVGKLKEKFYADAVAEYAKRLGGYCKFSITELSEERLPENPSAAQIEAALSREGAAVLSRLPKGGAVTALCVEGKELSSEGLSEKIAAWAVQGRSQLVFLVGSSYGLHPDVKSAADFQLSMSQMTFPHHLARVMLLEQIYRAFKITEGSTYHK, from the coding sequence ATGCTGAATGTGCAAATCATCTGCGTGGGCAAGCTGAAGGAAAAATTCTATGCCGACGCGGTGGCCGAGTACGCTAAGCGCCTGGGTGGGTACTGCAAGTTTTCCATCACCGAGCTTTCGGAGGAGCGCCTGCCCGAAAACCCCTCCGCTGCACAGATTGAGGCCGCTCTTTCCAGGGAAGGGGCGGCGGTGCTCTCGAGGCTCCCTAAGGGGGGCGCGGTGACCGCTCTCTGCGTGGAGGGGAAGGAGCTGTCTAGCGAGGGCTTGTCCGAAAAAATAGCCGCCTGGGCTGTGCAGGGGAGGAGTCAGCTCGTCTTTCTCGTCGGTTCCTCCTATGGTTTGCACCCAGATGTAAAGAGTGCGGCAGATTTTCAACTCTCAATGTCTCAAATGACCTTTCCTCATCACCTCGCCCGTGTTATGCTATTAGAGCAGATTTACCGGGCGTTTAAAATCACCGAGGGTTCCACCTACCATAAATGA
- the recG gene encoding ATP-dependent DNA helicase RecG, whose protein sequence is MALTLASGVRELPGVGEARAKHLDKLGLRTAGDLLAYFPRNYEDRTRAASIRDAQPGEPVCIEAMVTESPKLSRVRKGLELTRVKAVDETAAMTVTFFNQTYVKDALRPGESYVFYGRVETMGRARQMTNPVFEPVGRARFTGRIMPVYPLTAGVSNNLLAGLTERCVEACAGQVAELLPEEIRLTHELAQSEFSYQNIHFPESWESLELARRRLIFEEFFYLTCGMALLKSRRDGGAGPVFEKSGPEGFYDLLPFTLTGAQKRAIAEAAADMASGKPMNRLVQGDVGSGKTAVAAACAWLSRENGWQSALMAPTEILAQQHYRSLSALLTPCGVRLGLLTGSMKAAEKKRMYTLLEAGEIDLVVGTHALLSEGVAFRRLGLVVADEQHRFGVAQRAALSAKAGDFTPHVLVMSATPIPRTLALIVYGDLDVSVIDELPPGRTPIETYLVGENKRERMYGFVRKLVGEGRQAYIVCPAVEEADPDSPAAEGFADLKAVTQYAEELRREVFPELRVGFVHGKLKAREKDAAMAAFASGALDVLVSTTVIEVGVDVSNAALMVVENAERFGLSQLHQLRGRVGRGGHKSYCVLVTATRNEESRKRLKVLVETTDGFKIAEEDLKLRGPGDFFGQRQHGLPQLHIADLAGDVRLLKEAQAAAQTLLVQDPGLAWREHRPLLERVRRMFAENPDIFN, encoded by the coding sequence ATGGCTTTGACGTTGGCGTCCGGCGTGCGGGAGCTGCCGGGCGTGGGGGAGGCGCGGGCCAAGCACCTGGATAAGTTGGGGCTGCGTACCGCGGGGGATCTCCTCGCCTACTTTCCCCGAAATTATGAGGACCGGACCAGGGCTGCCTCTATCCGGGACGCCCAGCCGGGGGAACCGGTATGCATAGAGGCCATGGTGACCGAGAGTCCCAAGCTCTCCCGTGTCCGCAAGGGGCTGGAGCTGACGCGGGTCAAGGCGGTGGACGAGACCGCAGCCATGACGGTGACCTTCTTTAACCAGACCTACGTGAAGGACGCGCTGCGTCCGGGGGAGAGCTACGTCTTCTATGGCAGGGTGGAGACGATGGGCCGGGCACGGCAGATGACCAACCCCGTCTTCGAGCCGGTGGGCCGGGCCCGGTTCACCGGGCGCATCATGCCGGTATACCCCCTTACCGCCGGGGTGTCCAACAATCTGCTGGCGGGCTTAACTGAGCGGTGCGTGGAGGCCTGTGCCGGCCAGGTGGCGGAGCTGCTGCCCGAGGAGATACGCCTTACTCACGAGCTTGCCCAGAGCGAGTTTTCATATCAAAATATCCACTTCCCTGAGAGCTGGGAGAGTCTGGAGCTTGCCAGGCGTAGGCTCATCTTCGAGGAATTCTTTTACCTCACATGCGGAATGGCCCTGCTCAAGAGCCGCCGGGACGGCGGAGCGGGCCCGGTCTTTGAGAAGAGCGGGCCGGAGGGGTTCTATGATCTCCTCCCCTTCACCCTGACGGGAGCCCAGAAGAGGGCCATCGCCGAGGCCGCCGCCGACATGGCGTCGGGAAAGCCTATGAACCGGCTGGTGCAGGGGGATGTGGGCTCGGGCAAGACGGCGGTGGCCGCCGCCTGTGCGTGGCTTTCCAGGGAGAACGGCTGGCAGAGCGCGCTGATGGCGCCCACCGAGATCCTCGCCCAGCAGCACTACCGTTCCCTCTCCGCACTGCTCACCCCCTGCGGGGTGCGCCTGGGGCTCCTCACCGGGAGCATGAAAGCGGCGGAGAAGAAGCGCATGTATACCCTGCTGGAGGCGGGGGAGATCGACCTTGTGGTGGGGACTCATGCCCTCCTCTCCGAAGGGGTGGCCTTTCGCCGCCTGGGGCTGGTGGTGGCGGACGAGCAGCACCGTTTCGGCGTGGCCCAGCGGGCGGCGCTGTCGGCGAAGGCCGGGGACTTTACCCCCCATGTATTGGTCATGTCGGCAACTCCCATTCCGCGGACGCTGGCGTTGATCGTGTACGGGGACCTGGACGTGTCGGTCATCGACGAGCTTCCCCCCGGAAGGACCCCCATTGAGACCTATCTTGTGGGGGAGAACAAGCGCGAGAGGATGTACGGCTTTGTCCGCAAGCTGGTGGGCGAGGGGCGGCAGGCCTACATCGTCTGCCCGGCAGTGGAGGAGGCCGACCCGGATAGTCCCGCCGCCGAGGGCTTTGCGGACCTGAAGGCTGTCACGCAATACGCCGAGGAGCTGAGGAGAGAGGTCTTTCCCGAGCTGAGGGTGGGCTTTGTCCACGGCAAGCTGAAGGCAAGGGAAAAGGACGCGGCCATGGCGGCCTTTGCCTCCGGCGCGCTGGACGTGCTGGTGTCCACCACCGTCATCGAGGTGGGGGTAGACGTGTCCAACGCCGCCCTCATGGTGGTGGAGAATGCCGAGCGGTTCGGCCTGTCCCAGCTTCACCAGCTCAGGGGCCGGGTGGGCCGGGGCGGGCACAAGTCCTACTGCGTTCTGGTGACCGCCACCCGAAACGAGGAGAGCCGCAAGCGGCTCAAGGTGCTGGTGGAGACCACCGACGGCTTTAAAATCGCCGAGGAGGACCTAAAGCTCCGTGGCCCCGGCGACTTTTTCGGCCAGCGGCAGCACGGCCTGCCTCAGCTCCACATTGCCGACCTGGCGGGGGACGTACGCCTTTTGAAGGAGGCTCAGGCTGCCGCCCAGACGCTCCTGGTGCAGGACCCGGGCCTTGCCTGGAGGGAGCATAGGCCCCTTTTGGAGCGGGTGCGGCGGATGTTCGCCGAGAATCCGGATATTTTTAACTGA
- a CDS encoding 4-phosphoerythronate dehydrogenase, giving the protein MDKILNLLSLTEDERASFEAAAPGYEHIFCPADSLRSAADIEDPSLYESASIIFGCPPPKVLIGAKKLRWLQTWSAGVDSYLRSGVFPDGAALTSAVGAYGQAVSEHMFAMLLSLLKFLPQYRDLQHGEGFDDLGAVKSVRGSTILVLGTGDIGSSFAALCKSLGAAKVLGLRRDPSKNADGVDEMHPFTDLEALLPQADVVAMVLPRSPETDGLMNEARLRLMKPDAVLLNAGRGTAVDCDALARILASGHLWGAGLDVTAPEPLPAGHPLWQCPNALLTPHIAGGEHLPATRALITAIALENLRAYVAGQPLRNRMK; this is encoded by the coding sequence ATGGATAAAATTTTGAACCTTCTCTCCCTTACCGAAGACGAGCGCGCCTCGTTCGAGGCCGCGGCGCCGGGATATGAACATATTTTCTGCCCTGCGGACAGCCTCCGCTCCGCCGCCGACATCGAGGACCCCTCTCTCTATGAGAGCGCCTCCATCATCTTTGGCTGTCCGCCCCCCAAAGTCCTGATTGGGGCGAAAAAGCTCCGGTGGCTTCAGACCTGGAGCGCCGGGGTAGACTCCTACCTCCGGTCCGGCGTCTTCCCTGATGGTGCAGCTCTCACCTCCGCCGTGGGGGCCTATGGCCAGGCCGTGAGCGAGCATATGTTCGCTATGCTCCTCTCCCTTTTAAAGTTCCTCCCCCAGTACCGGGATCTCCAGCACGGCGAGGGCTTTGACGACCTGGGGGCTGTCAAGTCCGTCCGGGGTTCCACCATTCTGGTACTGGGCACCGGGGACATCGGCTCCTCCTTCGCCGCCCTCTGTAAGTCCCTGGGCGCGGCCAAGGTCCTGGGCCTGCGGCGTGACCCCTCCAAGAATGCCGACGGTGTGGACGAGATGCACCCCTTCACGGACCTGGAGGCCCTCCTCCCTCAGGCCGACGTGGTGGCCATGGTCCTCCCCCGCTCCCCGGAGACTGACGGCCTAATGAACGAGGCGCGCCTACGCCTGATGAAACCCGACGCCGTCCTTCTCAACGCAGGCCGGGGCACCGCTGTGGACTGCGATGCGCTGGCCCGGATTCTAGCCTCGGGCCACCTCTGGGGCGCGGGGCTGGACGTGACCGCGCCCGAACCTCTCCCCGCCGGGCACCCCCTCTGGCAGTGCCCCAACGCTCTTCTCACCCCCCACATCGCCGGCGGCGAGCACCTGCCTGCCACCCGCGCGCTCATCACCGCTATTGCCCTGGAAAATTTACGCGCCTATGTGGCGGGACAGCCTCTACGCAACCGCATGAAATAG
- a CDS encoding conserved hypothetical protein (Evidence 4 : Homologs of previously reported genes of unknown function), whose amino-acid sequence MPESYFHVRCARRAYQKCGARGYDIPSVIAGSAGPDILFYYIGLPPLTFLGQRMHRERCGPFLTALVRRADSLTLRSYVLGFLSHNAADTTLHPWVKRSGLPHAAAESALDSFCLLRDSGRGIVEAADSAARLTREKRLEIGGLLSEAIREVYGVRVSRGALAGAIEDFRRCRGWLRDPKRRKARLAGGAERLLRLEAGTLAGHLTPGGPLDATEELEEQMAQAEDLAAELMSAAQSWWAGELGPLELERRIGDRPYNGENRI is encoded by the coding sequence TTGCCTGAGAGCTATTTCCATGTCCGCTGCGCCCGCCGGGCCTACCAAAAATGCGGTGCGCGGGGGTACGACATCCCCTCTGTCATCGCCGGATCTGCCGGGCCGGACATCCTCTTTTACTACATTGGTCTCCCTCCGCTGACCTTTCTGGGCCAGCGGATGCACCGGGAGCGGTGTGGCCCCTTCCTCACCGCCCTGGTGCGGCGGGCGGACAGTCTGACACTGCGCAGCTACGTCCTGGGTTTTTTGAGCCACAACGCCGCCGACACCACTCTCCATCCTTGGGTGAAGCGGAGCGGCCTGCCCCACGCGGCAGCGGAGAGCGCGTTGGACAGTTTTTGCCTCCTGCGCGACAGCGGCCGGGGTATCGTGGAGGCCGCCGACAGTGCGGCAAGGCTGACGCGGGAAAAGCGGCTGGAGATCGGCGGGCTTTTGAGCGAGGCTATCCGGGAGGTCTATGGCGTGCGGGTGAGCCGGGGCGCGCTGGCAGGAGCGATAGAGGACTTTCGCCGCTGCCGGGGCTGGCTGCGAGACCCCAAGCGCCGCAAGGCAAGGCTGGCCGGAGGGGCCGAGCGGCTCCTTCGCCTGGAGGCTGGGACCTTGGCGGGGCACCTGACCCCCGGCGGGCCTCTGGACGCGACGGAGGAGCTGGAGGAGCAGATGGCTCAGGCCGAGGACCTGGCGGCGGAGCTGATGAGCGCCGCTCAAAGCTGGTGGGCCGGGGAGCTGGGCCCGCTGGAGCTGGAGCGAAGGATTGGGGACCGGCCATATAACGGAGAAAATAGAATTTAA